In Pleuronectes platessa chromosome 5, fPlePla1.1, whole genome shotgun sequence, a single genomic region encodes these proteins:
- the LOC128440255 gene encoding cullin-5, which translates to MATSNLIKNKGSLQFEDKWELMRPIVLKLLRQEAVTKQQWFDLFSDVHAVCLWDDKGPAKIHQALKEDILDFIKQAQARVLSHQDDTALLKAYIIEWRKFFTQCDILPKPFCQLEITLMGKQGSNKKANMEDSIVRKLMLDTWNESIFSNIKSRLQDSAMKLVHAERLGEAFDSQLVIGVRESYVNLCSNPEDKLQIYRDNFEKAYLDSTERFYRTQAPAYLQQNGVQNYMKYADAKLREEEKRALRYLETRRECNSVQALMECCVNALVTSFKETILAECPGMIKRNETDKLHLMFSLMDKVPSGIEPMLKDLEDHILNAGLADMVAAAETITTDSEKYVEQLLTLFNRFSKLVKEAFQDDPRFLTSRDKSYKAVVNDATIFKLELPLKQKGVGMKTQPESKCPELLANYCDMLLRKTPLSKKLGSEEIEFKLKEVLLVLKYVQNKDVFMRYHKAHLTRRLILDISADSEIEENMVEWLREVGMPADYVNKLARMFQDIKVSEDLNQVFKEMHKHNRLALPADSVNIKILNAGAWSRSSEKVFVSLPTELEDLIPEVEDFYKRNHSGRKLHWHHLMSNGIITFKNEVGQYDLEVTTFQLAVLFAWNQRPRERISFENLKLATELPDAELRRTLWSLVAFPKLKRQVLSYDPSVNSPKDFTDSTIFYVNQEFSLIKNSKVQKRGKINLIGRLQLTTERMREEENEGIVQLRILRTQEAIIQIMKMRKRLSNAQLQTELVEILKNMFLPQKKMIKEQIEWLIEHKYIKREEADINTFLYMA; encoded by the exons ATGGCGACGTCGAATTTGATAAAG AACAAGGGCTCCCTGCAGTTTGAGGACAAGTGGGAGCTGATGCGACCCATCGTGCTCAAGCTGCTCAGACAGGAGGCCGTCACCAAGCAGCAGTGGTTCGACTTGTTCTC GGATGTTCATGCTGTGTGTCTATGGGACGACAAGGGACCGGCCAAGATCCACCAGGCTCTCAAAGAGGACATCCTGGACTTCATCAAACAAGCACAGGCT CGGGTGCTGAGCCACCAGGACGACACAGCGCTGCTCAAAGCCTACATCATCGAGTGGAGGAAGTTCTTCACCCAGTGCGACATCCTGCCCAAGCCCTTCTGTCAGCTGGAGATCACGCTCATGGGCAAACAGGGCAGCAACAAGAAAGCCAACATGGAGGACAGCATCGTACGCAag ctgATGCTGGACACGTGGAACGAATCGATTTTTTCCAACATCAAGAGTCGCCTGCAGGACAGCGCCATGAAGTTAGTCCACGCTGAGAGGCTGGGGGAGGCCTTCGACTCCCAGCTGGTCATCGGAGTACGAGAGTCCTATG TGAACTTGTGCTCGAACCCagaggacaagctgcagatcTACAGGGACAACTTTGAGAAGGCCTACCTAGACTCCACAGAGAGGTTTTACAGAACACAGGCGCCCGCCTACCTGCAACAGAATGGCGTCCAGAACTACATGAAATAT GCAGACGCGAagctgagagaagaggagaagagagcacTTAGATACCTAGAGACACGTCGTGAATGTAACTCTGTTCAAGCA CTTATGGAATGTTGTGTGAACGCTCTGGTGACCTCGTTCAAAGAGACCATCTTAGCCGAATGTCCGGGGATGATCAAACGCAACGAGACAGACA AGCTGCACCTCATGTTTTCTCTGATGGACAAGGTTCCCAGTGGGATCGAGCCAATGCTGAAAGACCTGGAGGATCATATCCTCAATGCTGGACTAGCAGACATGGTGGCTGCTGCAGAGACCATCACAACT GACTCGGAGAAGTatgtggagcagctgctgacGCTGTTCAACCGGTTCAGTAAGCTGGTGAAGGAGGCGTTCCAGGACGACCCTCGCTTCCTCACGTCCAGAGATAAG TCGTACAAAGCTGTTGTCAATGATGCCACCATCTTCAAACTGGAGCTGCCATTGAAGCAGAAAGG TGTGGGTATGAAGACTCAGCCGGAGTCAAAGTGTCCAGAGCTGCTGGCAAACTACTGTGACATGTTGCTGAGGAAAACTCCTCTCAGCAAGAAACTCGGCTCAGAGGAAATCGAGTTCAAGCTCAAAGAAGTG CTCTTAGTGTTGAAGTATGTCCAGAATAAAGACGTATTCATGCGTTACCACAAAGCTCACCTGACCAGACGCCTGATTCTGGACATTTCCGCTGACAGTGAGATCGAGGAGAACATGGTGGAGTGGCTGAGG gaagTCGGGATGCCTGCAGACTACGTGAATAAATTGGCCAGAATGTTTCAGGACATCAAGGTGTCAGAGGACCTCAACCAGGTCTTCAAagagatgcacaaacacaacaggctGGCACTCCcag CGGACAGCGTGAACATTAAGATCCTGAACGCTGGAGCCTGGTCCCGGAGCAGTGAGAAGGTGTTTGTGTCGCTGCCCACAGAGCTGGAGGACCTGATCCCTGAGGTGGaggacttctacaagaggaacCACAGCGGCCGCAAACTCCACTGGCATCACCTCATGTCCAACGGCATT atCACTTTTAAAAATGAAGTGGGTCAGTACGACCTGGAGGTCACGACCTTCCAGCTCGCTGTGTTGTTCGCCTGGAACCAGCGACCCAGAGAGAGGATCAGCTTTGAGAACCTGAAACTGGCCACAGAGCTGCCAGACGCCGAGCTGCGACGCACCCTCTGG tCCCTCGTCGCCTTCCCCAAACTGAAGAGGCAGGTGCTGTCTTACGATCCTTCAGTTAATTCTCCCAAAGACTTCACCGACAGCACCATCTTCTACGTCAACCAGGAGTTCTCCCTCAT caAGAACTCCAAAGTCCAGAAGCGAGGGAAGATCAATCTGATTGGTCGCCTGCAGCTGACCACTGAGCgaatgagagaggaggagaacgaAGGAATCGTGCAGCTCAGAATACTCCGAACTCAG GAGGCCATCATCCAAATcatgaagatgaggaagaggctCAGCAACGCTCAGCTGCAGACGGAGCTGGTGGAGATCCTGAAGAACATGTTCCTGCCACAGAAGAAGATGATCAAGGAGCAGATTGAGTGGCTCATCGAACACAAGTACATAAAGAGGGAGGAGGCCGACATCAACACCTTCCTCTACATGGCTTAG